In a genomic window of Helianthus annuus cultivar XRQ/B chromosome 10, HanXRQr2.0-SUNRISE, whole genome shotgun sequence:
- the LOC110883934 gene encoding protein ROOT HAIR DEFECTIVE 3 homolog 1, whose protein sequence is MHLKAGKSQTTKGIWMARCAGIEPCTIVMDLEGTDGRERGEDDTAFEKQSALFALAVSDIVLINMWCHDIGREHAANKPLLKTVFQVMMRLFSPRKTTLIFVIRDKTRTPLENLEPVLREDIQKIWDSVPKPEAHKETPLSTFFNIEVVAFSSYEEKEELFKEQAANLRQRFYHSIAPGGLAGDRQGVVPASGFSFSSEQIWKVIKENRDLDLPAHKVMVATVRCEEIANEKYSAFVTNKDWCELEEAVKSHLVPDFGKKLSSMLETCISSYDDDTTFFEDGVRTAKQKQLEEKLLQLVQAAYQLTLEHIRSETLEKFNKAFDSALSEGQGFSKAAINCKTSIMKLFDEHCKGAVVKQADWDPSKEREKLSLDLDAHISDVCNAKLSDLSTQYESKLKEALYGPVEALLQATNDETWPSIRKLFKRETENVVAECSAALSGFDMKEQSKKDFSSKLENYAIDLVEKVAKEEAGRVLYLMKERFTSIFNHDSDQMPRVWSGKEDIRAITKTARLSCLQLLSVLAAIRLDGDADKIQETLILTLLDPTKVAVKSSTSNDPLALSTWEKVPASRTLITPVQCKSLWSQFQKETEYTVTQAISAQEANKKSSNWLPPPWAIMALFVLGFNEFVTLLRNPLYLILIFVGYLLLKALWVQLDVASAFRNGFLSGMLSISTKFIPAILNLTRKLSEQGQTPNNPQITHQHSS, encoded by the exons ATGCATTTAAAGGCAGGCAA GTCGCAGACCACCAAAGGTATATGGATGGCTCGATGTGCTGGCATTGAACCGTGCACTATTGTTATGGATCTTGAGGGCACCGACGGAAGAGAACGAGGAGAG GATGATACCGCGTTTGAAAAACAAAGTGCACTTTTTGCGCTTGCTGTTTCGGACATAGTACTTATAAATAT GTGGTGCCATGATATCGGTCGTGAGCATGCTGCAAATAAGCCTCTACTAAAAACCGTTTTCCAG GTCATGATGAGATTATTTAGTCCACGCAAAACAACGTTAATTTTTGTTATACGCGATAAAACAAGA acACCTTTGGAAAATTTAGAGCCTGTCTTAAGAGAAGATATACAGAAG ATATGGGATTCGGTTCCGAAGCCAGAAGCCCATAAAGAAACACCATTGAGTACATTTTTCAAT ATTGAAGTTGTTGCTTTTTCTAGCTACGAAGAGAAGGAAGAACTGTTCAAAGAACAG GCTGCCAACTTGAGGCAAAGATTCTACCATTCCATTGCACCTGGAGGGCTTGCTGGTGATAGGCAAGGAGTTGTTCCCGCTTCGGGTTTTTCTTTTAGTTCAGAACAGATTTGGAAAGTTATTAAGGAGAATCGCGACCTTGACCTGCCAGCTCACAAG GTGATGGTGGCCACCGTGCGTTGCGAAGAAATTGCTAACGAGAAATACTCCGCCTTTGTTACAAACAAG GACTGGTGTGAGCTAGAGGAAGCTGTGAAATCTCATTTGGTGCCAGATTTTGGGAAGAAGCTTAGTTCAATGCTTGAAACTTGTATTTCAAG CTACGATGACGATACTACGTTTTTCGAAGATGGAGTTAGGACAGCAAAGCAAAAGCAACTGGAAGAGAAATTGTTGCAA cttgtTCAAGCTGCCTACCAGTTAACTTTGGAACACATAAGGTCTGAAACACTTGAAAAGTTCAATAAAGCATTTGATAGTGCATTGAGTGAAGGACAAGGGTTTTCAAAAGCTGCTATTAATTGCAAAACATCAATCATGAAATTATTTGATGAACATTGTAAAG GTGCTGTTGTCAAACAAGCTGACTGGGATCCATCTAAAGAAAGGGAAAAGCTTTCGCTTGATCTTGATGCACATATTTCTGATGTTTGTAATGCAAAGCTATCTGATCTTTCTACACAATATGAG TCTAAACTAAAGGAGGCACTatatggaccagtggaagcactTCTACAAGCAACTAATGATGAAACATGGCCTTCAATAAGAAAACTTTTTAAACGTGAGACAGAAAATGTTGTCGCCGAGTGTTCTGCTGCACTTTCTGGCTTTGACATGAAAGAACAATCCAAAAAGGATTTCTCATCAAAATTAGAAAATTATGCAATAGACTTAGTTGAAAAGGTGGCCAAAGAAGAAGCTGGTAGAGTTCTATATCTTATGAAAGAGAG GTTTACAAGCATATTTAATCATGATAGCGATCAAATGCCTCGGGTTTGGAGTGGAAAGGAAGATATTCGAGCAATTACTAAAACCGCTCGTTTATCT TGTTTACAGTTGCTATCTGTATTGGCCGCAATTCGTTTGGATGGAGACGCAGATAAGATTCAAGAGACGCTTATCCTTACTTTATTAGATCCAACGAAAGTTGCTGTTAAGAGCTCCACTTCAAATGATCCATTGGCCTTAAGCACTTGGGAGAAG GTCCCCGCATCAAGGACGTTGATTACTCCTGTTCAGTGCAAATCTTTGTGGAGTCAGTTTCAAAAAGAGACCGAGTATACAGTCACTCAAGCTATATCTGCCCAG GAAGCTAACAAGAAAAGCAGCAATTGGTTACCACCTCCATGGGCTATTATGGCCTTATTTGTTTTGGGATTCAACGAATTCGTGACCCTTTTGAG GAATCCGTTGTATCTGATATTGATTTTCGTCGGTTATTTGCTTTTGAAAGCTTTGTGGGTTCAACTAGACGTTGCTTCTGCATTCCGCAATGGCTTT CTTTCAGGCATGCTCTCAATATCCACCAAATTTATTCCCGCCATCCTCAACCTGACGAGAAAACTCTCAGAGCAAGGACAAACGCCCAACAATCCACAAATTACTCATCAACATAGTTCTTAG